The proteins below are encoded in one region of Candidatus Profftella armatura (Diaphorina cf. continua):
- the rpsS gene encoding 30S ribosomal protein S19, which yields MARSLKKGPFCDVHLIKKVEKAQNTKDKKPIKTWSRRSTIMPDFIGLTISVHNGKEHIPVYISENMVGHKLGEFALTRTFKGHSGDKKVKK from the coding sequence ATGGCACGTTCATTAAAAAAAGGTCCTTTTTGTGATGTACATTTAATAAAAAAAGTTGAAAAAGCACAAAATACAAAAGATAAAAAGCCAATTAAAACTTGGTCTCGTCGCTCAACAATTATGCCTGATTTTATTGGTTTAACTATTTCTGTTCATAATGGAAAAGAACATATACCTGTATATATATCTGAAAATATGGTTGGTCATAAACTCGGTGAATTTGCATTGACACGTACATTTAAAGGTCATTCTGGTGATAAAAAGGTTAAGAAATAA
- the rpsJ gene encoding 30S ribosomal protein S10 codes for MSIINQKIRIRLKAFDYRLIDKSTLEIVETARRSGAVVRGPIPLPTRIQRFDVLRSPHVNKTARDQFEMRTHRRLMDIVNPTDKTVDALIKLDLPAGVDVEIKLYSMN; via the coding sequence ATGTCAATTATAAATCAAAAAATACGTATTCGTTTAAAGGCGTTTGATTACCGTTTAATTGATAAATCAACATTAGAAATCGTTGAAACAGCTAGACGATCAGGTGCAGTAGTTCGTGGACCCATTCCTTTACCTACCCGTATTCAACGTTTTGATGTATTACGTTCACCGCATGTTAATAAAACGGCACGTGATCAATTTGAAATGCGTACTCATCGAAGATTAATGGATATTGTAAATCCAACAGATAAAACTGTAGATGCATTAATTAAATTAGATTTACCCGCTGGCGTAGATGTAGAAATTAAATTATATTCGATGAATTAG
- the rplW gene encoding 50S ribosomal protein L23, whose protein sequence is MSINIKYNKERLMKILLFPIISEKATFVYKKNKQIIFCVMRDATKLEIKAAIELFFKVKIKAVQVVNRLGKQKRSGKNIGRRKHMRHAFICLYPDQEIDFIKKGEIINDSY, encoded by the coding sequence ATGAGCATTAATATTAAATATAATAAAGAACGCTTGATGAAGATATTATTATTTCCAATTATTTCCGAGAAAGCGACTTTTGTTTACAAAAAAAATAAACAAATTATTTTTTGTGTAATGCGAGACGCTACTAAATTAGAAATTAAGGCTGCTATTGAACTTTTTTTTAAGGTAAAAATTAAAGCCGTTCAAGTAGTAAATCGTTTAGGAAAACAAAAACGCTCCGGTAAAAATATAGGACGTCGCAAACATATGCGACATGCTTTTATATGTTTATATCCAGATCAAGAAATAGATTTTATAAAAAAAGGAGAAATAATCAATGACTCTTATTAG
- the rplB gene encoding 50S ribosomal protein L2, producing the protein MTLIRVKPTSPGRRGMVKVINKNLYKGRPFRALIEKKSKNSGRNNYGRITTRHIGGGHKQNYRIIDFKRKKDNVLAKVERIEYDPNRSANIALLCYIDGDRRYILATKNMTIGDYIINGSNAPIKSGNCLPIRNIPIGTVINCIEILPGKGAQIARSAGSGATLVSRESVYSQIRLRSGEVRHIHIECRATIGEIGNIEHNLRKIGKAGAMRWRGIRPTVRGVAMNPVDHPHGGGEGKTSAGRHPVSPWGVQTKGKKTRNNKRTDSMIVSYRKNK; encoded by the coding sequence ATGACTCTTATTAGAGTTAAACCCACTTCTCCTGGTCGTCGAGGCATGGTTAAGGTTATTAATAAAAATTTGTATAAAGGTCGACCGTTTCGAGCGTTAATTGAAAAAAAATCAAAAAATTCCGGTCGTAATAATTATGGTCGTATTACTACTCGTCATATTGGAGGAGGGCATAAACAAAATTATCGTATAATTGATTTTAAAAGGAAAAAAGATAATGTTTTAGCTAAAGTTGAACGCATTGAATATGATCCTAATCGTAGCGCAAATATAGCACTTTTATGTTATATTGATGGTGATCGTCGTTATATTCTTGCTACAAAAAATATGACTATAGGTGATTATATAATTAATGGTTCTAATGCTCCTATAAAATCCGGTAATTGTTTACCAATTAGAAACATTCCAATTGGTACCGTAATTAATTGTATAGAAATTTTACCTGGAAAAGGCGCTCAAATAGCTCGTTCTGCTGGTTCCGGTGCCACTTTAGTATCTCGTGAGAGTGTATACTCTCAAATACGTTTACGCTCTGGTGAAGTAAGGCATATACATATTGAATGCCGAGCTACTATAGGTGAAATAGGAAATATAGAGCATAATTTACGTAAAATTGGTAAAGCTGGTGCAATGCGTTGGCGTGGTATACGTCCTACTGTTCGAGGAGTAGCTATGAATCCAGTAGATCATCCTCATGGAGGTGGAGAAGGAAAAACTTCCGCTGGTCGTCATCCCGTTTCTCCCTGGGGGGTGCAAACTAAAGGAAAAAAAACTCGTAATAACAAGCGTACAGATTCTATGATAGTTTCTTATCGCAAAAATAAATAA
- the rplC gene encoding 50S ribosomal protein L3, producing MSQGLLGRKVGMTRIFTENGESVPITVLDVSKNYIIQIKKSKIDGYNAIQVSYGQLRPSKINKAIAGHYAKANVLAGSFLKEFLIDSRKISKIKIGDSVSINLFDVGQKVDVRGISIGKGYSGVIKRYGFSSGRASRGNSCAHNVPGSIGMSQDPGRVFPGKRMSGHLGNVFKTIQNLKIIKIDYERQLLFIKGSVPGAKNGKIVVTHAIKTKVNKGV from the coding sequence ATGAGCCAGGGTCTATTAGGTCGTAAGGTGGGGATGACACGTATTTTTACGGAAAATGGTGAGTCTGTTCCTATAACTGTTTTAGATGTATCTAAAAATTATATTATTCAAATTAAAAAGTCTAAAATAGATGGTTATAACGCTATTCAAGTTTCATATGGTCAACTTCGTCCATCTAAAATAAATAAAGCTATAGCCGGTCATTATGCTAAAGCTAATGTTTTAGCCGGTTCTTTTTTAAAAGAATTTTTAATTGATTCTAGAAAAATTTCTAAAATAAAAATTGGTGATTCAGTTTCTATTAATTTATTTGATGTAGGTCAAAAAGTGGATGTTCGTGGTATTTCGATAGGTAAAGGTTATTCTGGTGTTATTAAACGTTATGGATTTTCTTCTGGTCGCGCATCAAGAGGAAATTCTTGTGCTCATAATGTCCCTGGTTCAATCGGAATGTCACAGGATCCTGGTCGTGTTTTTCCTGGAAAACGTATGTCCGGTCATTTAGGTAATGTTTTTAAAACTATTCAAAATCTTAAAATTATAAAAATTGATTATGAGCGTCAACTTTTATTTATTAAAGGTTCTGTTCCTGGCGCAAAAAATGGAAAAATAGTTGTAACACATGCAATTAAAACTAAAGTTAATAAAGGCGTATAG
- the rplD gene encoding 50S ribosomal protein L4 → MELKFLNAQGQIFSNIEVKDSIFNSIYNQALIHQIIVSYRANMRSGNRKQKDRKEVHHTTKKPWRQKGTGRARAGMSSSPLWRGGGRCFPNLPNENFSHKINKKMYRIALCSILSQLVRENRLLIIESFSIDSPKTKLLVNKLINMGLNSVLIIVNEFNKNLLLSSRNLSNVLLIEPRYINPISLIFYKKVLITRNALEKVERLLI, encoded by the coding sequence ATGGAGCTAAAGTTTTTAAATGCACAAGGTCAAATTTTTTCAAATATTGAAGTAAAAGATAGTATTTTTAATAGCATTTACAATCAAGCATTAATTCATCAAATTATAGTTTCATATCGCGCAAATATGCGTAGTGGAAATAGAAAACAAAAAGATAGAAAAGAAGTACATCATACAACAAAAAAACCGTGGCGCCAAAAAGGAACAGGCCGTGCTCGCGCCGGAATGTCGTCTTCTCCATTATGGAGGGGAGGCGGACGTTGTTTTCCAAATCTTCCTAATGAAAATTTTTCACATAAAATTAATAAAAAAATGTATAGAATCGCTCTTTGTTCTATATTATCTCAATTAGTTAGAGAAAATCGTTTATTAATTATTGAAAGTTTTTCGATAGATTCACCGAAAACAAAATTATTAGTCAATAAATTAATAAATATGGGTTTAAATTCAGTTTTAATTATTGTTAATGAATTTAATAAAAATTTGTTACTTTCTTCTAGAAATTTATCAAATGTATTACTTATTGAACCGCGATATATTAATCCTATATCACTTATATTTTATAAAAAAGTTTTAATTACTAGAAATGCATTAGAAAAAGTTGAGAGATTATTAATATGA